One stretch of Aeromicrobium fastidiosum DNA includes these proteins:
- a CDS encoding thiolase family protein, protein MTEAFIIDGVRTPIGRYGGALAHVRPDDLAALVVKEAVQRAGVDPELIDEVVLGAANQAGEDNRNVARMAVLLAGLPQSVPGFTVNRLCASGLTAIATARQMIVAGDADLVVAGGVESMTRAPWVQEKPAKAFAKPGAAFDTSIGWRFTNARFDADTTLSMPQTAERVAQQWNLTRDEMDAFALRSHERALDAITNGRFADEIVPVPVKDGLFDTDEGPRAGSTLDSLGRLRPVNGPDGLVTAGNASSLNDGAAAVVIASDRFIEQHGLTARARIVAAANAGVAPEIMGIGPVPATRKALDRAGWTIDDLQAVELNEAFASQSLACIRDLGLDEAVVNAEGGAIALGHPLGCSGTRLVVTLLGRLERAGARRGLATMCVGVGQGSALLLERP, encoded by the coding sequence ATGACCGAAGCCTTCATCATCGACGGCGTCCGCACCCCCATCGGACGCTACGGCGGCGCGCTCGCCCACGTCCGCCCCGACGACTTGGCCGCGCTGGTCGTCAAGGAAGCCGTGCAGCGGGCCGGCGTCGACCCCGAGCTCATCGACGAGGTCGTTCTCGGCGCTGCCAACCAGGCCGGCGAGGACAACCGCAACGTGGCCCGCATGGCCGTCCTGCTCGCGGGCCTGCCCCAGTCCGTGCCGGGCTTCACCGTCAACCGTCTGTGCGCGTCGGGCCTGACGGCCATCGCCACCGCCCGGCAGATGATCGTCGCCGGTGACGCCGACCTGGTCGTCGCCGGTGGCGTCGAGTCGATGACGCGCGCCCCCTGGGTGCAGGAGAAGCCCGCGAAGGCGTTCGCCAAGCCGGGGGCCGCCTTCGACACCTCGATCGGCTGGCGGTTCACCAACGCGCGCTTCGACGCCGACACGACGCTGTCGATGCCGCAGACCGCGGAGCGGGTCGCCCAGCAGTGGAACCTCACGCGCGACGAGATGGACGCCTTCGCGCTCCGTTCGCACGAGCGCGCGCTCGACGCCATCACGAACGGGCGCTTCGCCGACGAGATCGTGCCGGTGCCCGTCAAGGACGGTCTCTTCGACACCGACGAGGGTCCCCGCGCCGGCTCGACGCTCGACTCGCTCGGACGACTGCGCCCGGTCAACGGCCCCGACGGCCTGGTCACCGCCGGAAACGCCAGCTCGCTCAACGACGGCGCGGCAGCCGTCGTGATCGCCAGCGACCGGTTCATCGAGCAGCACGGTCTCACGGCCCGGGCGCGCATCGTCGCCGCGGCCAATGCCGGGGTCGCGCCCGAGATCATGGGCATCGGCCCCGTGCCGGCCACCCGCAAGGCGCTCGACCGCGCGGGCTGGACGATCGACGACCTGCAGGCCGTCGAGCTCAACGAGGCCTTCGCCTCGCAGTCGCTGGCCTGCATCCGCGACCTCGGCCTCGACGAGGCCGTCGTCAATGCCGAGGGCGGAGCCATCGCCCTCGGGCATCCGCTCGGGTGCTCCGGCACGCGTCTCGTCGTGACGCTGCTGGGCCGGCTCGAACGTGCCGGTGCGCGTCGGGGCCTGGCCACGATGTGCGTCGGCGTGGGTCAGGGCTCCGCACTGCTCCTGGAGCGTCCGTGA
- a CDS encoding enoyl-CoA hydratase/isomerase family protein: MTAGDGAAVLVEDRDDRTVLRLNRPDVRNAIDQQMVDELHAACTRLEQRPRVALIVGEGTTFAAGADIAQLRERRRDDALRGINSGIFDRIRRLPMPTIALIDGYALGGGAELAYACDFRLGTPSTRIGNPEPGLGILAAAGAGWRLAELVGEPVAKEILLAGRVLGADEALAVHLLNEVVEPGDLETAGHRWADRIAAQAPLAIRLTKSLFHAPRDAHPLIDDIAQAVLFETDDKHDRMTAFLERRKKD, translated from the coding sequence GTGACCGCCGGCGACGGTGCCGCGGTCCTCGTCGAGGACAGGGACGACCGCACCGTCCTGCGCCTCAACCGCCCCGACGTGCGCAACGCGATCGACCAGCAGATGGTCGACGAGCTGCACGCCGCGTGCACGCGGCTCGAGCAGCGACCCCGGGTCGCGCTGATCGTGGGTGAGGGGACGACCTTCGCAGCCGGTGCCGACATCGCCCAGCTGCGCGAACGCCGCCGCGACGACGCCCTGCGCGGCATCAACTCGGGCATCTTCGACCGCATCCGCCGACTGCCCATGCCGACCATCGCGCTGATCGACGGGTACGCGCTCGGCGGCGGGGCCGAGCTGGCCTACGCCTGCGACTTTCGGCTGGGCACGCCGTCGACCAGGATCGGCAACCCCGAGCCCGGCCTCGGCATCCTCGCCGCAGCCGGTGCGGGGTGGCGCCTGGCCGAGCTGGTGGGCGAGCCCGTCGCCAAGGAGATCCTGCTCGCCGGACGTGTGCTGGGTGCCGACGAGGCCCTCGCCGTCCACCTCCTCAACGAGGTCGTCGAGCCCGGCGACCTCGAGACGGCGGGCCACCGGTGGGCCGACCGCATCGCGGCGCAGGCTCCCCTCGCGATCAGGCTGACGAAGTCGCTGTTCCACGCCCCGCGTGACGCCCACCCGCTGATCGACGACATCGCCCAGGCCGTGCTGTTCGAGACCGACGACAAGCACGACCGCATGACCGCGTTCCTCGAGCGCAGGAAGAAGGACTGA
- a CDS encoding 3-hydroxyacyl-CoA dehydrogenase family protein, producing MALPDLVGVYGGGRMGAGIAHAFLAAGTSVVIVESDDTSAAAARGRVETSLGRAAERGLLSEQPADVLDRLVVATTAAALVDAQLVVEAVPEDPAVKARVFAAVQDAAPGAYLATNTSSLSIDGLAATLRDPSRFIGLHFFNPVPASDLVELVVGSATSPDLVTAAQGWVADLGKTAITVADSPGFASSRLGVAIALEAMRMIDEGVASAEDIDTAMTLGYRHPTGPLRTTDIVGLDVRLAIAEHLERELGPRFAPPQVLRDKVAAGDLGRKTGRGFYSW from the coding sequence ATGGCACTTCCCGACCTCGTCGGTGTGTACGGCGGCGGACGCATGGGCGCGGGCATCGCCCACGCCTTCCTCGCAGCCGGCACGAGCGTCGTGATCGTCGAGAGCGACGACACCAGCGCCGCGGCGGCACGCGGACGCGTCGAGACGAGCCTCGGACGCGCAGCCGAGCGCGGTCTGCTGTCCGAGCAGCCCGCTGACGTCCTCGACCGGCTGGTGGTGGCGACCACCGCGGCTGCCTTGGTCGACGCCCAGCTCGTGGTCGAAGCCGTGCCGGAGGACCCGGCCGTCAAGGCCCGGGTGTTCGCCGCGGTGCAGGACGCTGCGCCCGGCGCGTACCTCGCGACCAACACGAGCTCGTTGTCGATCGACGGGCTCGCCGCGACCCTGCGCGACCCGTCCCGGTTCATCGGGCTGCACTTCTTCAACCCGGTGCCCGCCAGCGACCTCGTCGAGCTCGTCGTCGGCTCCGCGACGTCGCCCGATCTGGTCACCGCGGCACAGGGCTGGGTCGCCGACCTCGGCAAGACGGCCATCACGGTCGCCGACTCCCCGGGTTTCGCCAGCAGTCGGCTCGGCGTCGCGATCGCGCTCGAGGCGATGCGCATGATCGACGAGGGCGTCGCCTCTGCCGAGGACATCGACACCGCCATGACCCTCGGCTACCGGCATCCGACGGGGCCGCTGCGCACGACCGACATCGTCGGGCTCGACGTGCGGCTCGCGATCGCCGAGCACCTCGAGCGCGAGCTCGGCCCTCGGTTCGCGCCGCCGCAGGTGCTGCGCGACAAGGTGGCCGCGGGCGATCTCGGGCGCAAGACCGGCCGGGGGTTCTACTCGTGGTGA
- the paaI gene encoding hydroxyphenylacetyl-CoA thioesterase PaaI, translating to MARSSAETMWADDAASRALGMEIVHVGPGSATVSMLVRPDMINGWDVCHGGLIAALADSAFALACNSHGEVTVAAGFDVSFLESARLGDSLVATAGERSTRGRNGIYDVTVSRTTGDGSSMIAEFRGRSRSLGRPIAD from the coding sequence GTGGCTCGCAGCAGTGCCGAGACGATGTGGGCCGACGACGCGGCGAGTCGTGCGCTGGGCATGGAGATCGTCCACGTGGGACCTGGGTCTGCCACGGTGTCGATGCTCGTGCGACCCGACATGATCAACGGCTGGGACGTCTGCCACGGTGGCCTGATCGCCGCACTGGCCGATTCGGCGTTCGCACTGGCCTGCAACTCGCACGGCGAGGTGACGGTGGCCGCGGGGTTCGACGTGTCGTTCCTCGAGTCGGCCCGCTTGGGCGACTCGCTCGTGGCGACGGCGGGCGAGCGGAGCACGCGCGGTCGCAACGGCATCTACGACGTCACGGTCAGCCGCACGACGGGCGACGGGTCGTCGATGATCGCCGAGTTCCGTGGCCGCAGCCGGTCCCTCGGTCGTCCGATCGCCGACTGA
- a CDS encoding TetR/AcrR family transcriptional regulator, giving the protein MSDHASNDPAPRRGRPGYDQETVLRRAIDLFNRQGYDGTSMGDLAKELGLTKSAIYHHVPSKEHLLSAALDEALDGLTTAVDSAASAAPGASAHARLRTVVQESVVILAEHLPAVTLLLRVRGNSEIELAALERRRAIDDKLTSLVRAAVDEGALRSDIPPELISRLLFGMVNSLVEWYRPGGPVDVDVLASSVATLAFDGLAVHPS; this is encoded by the coding sequence GTGAGCGACCACGCCAGCAATGATCCGGCTCCTCGTCGTGGCCGCCCCGGGTACGACCAGGAGACCGTCCTGCGCAGGGCCATCGACCTGTTCAACCGGCAGGGTTACGACGGCACGAGCATGGGCGATCTCGCCAAGGAGCTCGGCCTGACGAAGTCGGCGATCTACCACCACGTGCCGAGCAAGGAGCACCTCCTCTCGGCTGCCCTCGACGAGGCACTCGACGGCCTCACGACGGCGGTCGACAGTGCCGCATCCGCCGCTCCCGGCGCCAGCGCGCACGCACGCCTGCGCACCGTCGTGCAGGAGTCGGTCGTGATCCTCGCCGAGCACCTGCCGGCCGTCACGCTGCTGCTGCGGGTGCGCGGCAACAGCGAGATCGAGCTGGCCGCACTCGAGCGGCGGCGCGCGATCGACGACAAGCTCACCTCACTCGTCCGGGCGGCCGTCGACGAGGGTGCCCTGCGGTCGGACATCCCGCCCGAGCTGATCAGCCGCCTGCTGTTCGGCATGGTCAACTCGCTCGTCGAGTGGTATCGCCCGGGCGGCCCCGTCGACGTCGACGTCCTGGCCTCGTCGGTCGCGACGCTCGCATTCGACGGACTCGCGGTCCACCCGTCCTGA
- the fahA gene encoding fumarylacetoacetase, which translates to MTDFGTTTLPYCSFIPAGGDSPRVGVGVGTAILDLSAAAPTIVPAHAALFSDGTLDALLAAGPAVWHEVRTAVAEHVAAAVESLGTIDAREVRLQLPFTVADYVDFYASEHHATNVGRIFRPDGDALTPNWKHLPIGYHGRSGTIVASDTPVRRPAGQRRNGDGSVEFGPSIRLDIEAEVGYVVGTPSTMGEPVAIDQFDQHVFGICVVNDWSARDIQAWEYVPLGPLLGKSFATSVSPWIVPLDALQQSRIAPPERDHDLMPYLRDREPWGLDLELQIELNGTRVSKPTFSSMYWTGAQMLAHMTINGASLRTGDLFASGTVSGAEPGERGSLLELSWNGSEPLTLDDGTTRTYLLDGDTVTISAYAVSDSQPHQYLGAVTGTITAALTTE; encoded by the coding sequence ATGACCGACTTCGGGACGACCACACTCCCCTACTGCTCATTCATTCCGGCAGGCGGAGACTCTCCGCGCGTAGGGGTGGGAGTCGGGACCGCGATCCTCGACCTGTCCGCCGCCGCGCCGACCATCGTGCCGGCCCACGCCGCCCTGTTCAGCGACGGAACGCTGGACGCGCTCCTCGCGGCCGGACCCGCCGTGTGGCACGAGGTCCGCACCGCCGTGGCCGAGCACGTGGCCGCCGCCGTGGAGTCGCTCGGGACCATCGATGCACGAGAGGTCCGGCTGCAGCTGCCGTTCACGGTCGCCGACTACGTCGACTTCTACGCCTCCGAGCACCACGCCACCAACGTGGGCCGCATCTTCCGCCCCGACGGAGACGCACTCACGCCCAACTGGAAGCATCTCCCGATCGGCTACCACGGACGGTCCGGCACCATCGTCGCCTCGGACACGCCCGTTCGCCGCCCTGCAGGACAACGACGCAACGGCGACGGCTCTGTCGAGTTCGGCCCCAGTATCCGCCTCGACATCGAGGCAGAAGTCGGCTATGTCGTGGGAACGCCCTCGACCATGGGTGAGCCCGTGGCGATCGACCAGTTCGACCAGCACGTCTTCGGCATCTGCGTCGTCAACGACTGGTCTGCACGCGACATCCAGGCGTGGGAATACGTCCCCCTGGGGCCTCTCCTCGGCAAGTCGTTCGCCACGTCCGTCTCGCCGTGGATCGTCCCGCTGGACGCCCTGCAGCAGTCGCGCATCGCGCCCCCGGAGCGTGACCACGACCTGATGCCGTACCTCCGCGATCGCGAGCCCTGGGGCCTCGACCTCGAGCTCCAGATCGAGCTCAACGGGACGCGGGTGTCGAAGCCGACCTTCTCCTCCATGTACTGGACGGGTGCCCAGATGCTGGCGCACATGACGATCAACGGGGCATCGCTGCGCACAGGAGACCTCTTCGCATCGGGCACCGTGAGCGGTGCCGAGCCGGGAGAACGTGGCTCCCTCCTCGAGCTCTCGTGGAACGGAAGCGAACCGCTGACCCTGGACGACGGGACGACCCGGACGTACCTGCTCGACGGCGACACGGTCACGATCAGCGCCTACGCGGTGTCCGACTCCCAGCCTCACCAGTACCTCGGAGCGGTCACGGGGACGATCACCGCAGCCCTCACGACCGAGTGA
- a CDS encoding homogentisate 1,2-dioxygenase, which produces MPHYRHAGSIPPKRHTQHWAPDGALYREELMGEEGFSSDSSLLYHRGVPSAIVDARTWELPDLSTTPNEPLLARHLKLHDLFGAGTGVDVVTGRRLVLANADVRISYVVAAETSPLYRNATGDECVFIEDGSGTLETVFGHLPFGPGDYLIVPRGTTHRWVPDGEVRAYCIEANSHIAPPKRYLSRYGQLLEHAPYCERDLRGPSEPEVRDETDVEVYIKHRGSGPGGLSGTVHTVPQHPFDVIGWDGCLYPYAFNVADFEPITGRVHQPPPVHQVFEGSNFVICNFVPRKVDYHPLAIPVPYYHSNVDSDEVMFYVAGDYEARKGSGIGKGSVSLHPGGHSHGPQPSAIEASLGAESFDELAVMVDTFRPLELGEAGRACDDGVYAWSWNR; this is translated from the coding sequence GTGCCCCATTACCGGCACGCCGGCAGCATCCCGCCGAAGCGTCACACCCAGCACTGGGCACCTGACGGTGCGCTCTACCGCGAGGAGCTGATGGGCGAGGAGGGCTTCAGCTCGGACTCGTCGCTGCTGTACCACCGCGGGGTGCCGTCGGCGATCGTCGACGCCCGGACGTGGGAGCTGCCCGATCTCTCGACGACGCCCAACGAGCCGCTGCTGGCCCGGCACCTGAAGCTGCACGATCTCTTCGGCGCTGGCACCGGTGTGGACGTCGTGACCGGGCGGCGGTTGGTGCTCGCCAATGCCGATGTGCGCATCTCGTACGTCGTCGCTGCTGAGACGTCGCCGCTGTACCGCAACGCCACAGGCGACGAGTGCGTGTTCATCGAGGACGGCAGCGGGACGCTCGAGACCGTCTTCGGCCACCTGCCGTTCGGCCCCGGCGACTACCTGATCGTGCCGCGGGGGACGACGCACCGGTGGGTGCCCGACGGCGAGGTGCGGGCGTACTGCATCGAGGCCAACAGCCACATCGCACCGCCCAAGCGGTACCTGTCCAGGTACGGGCAGCTGCTCGAGCACGCGCCCTACTGCGAGCGCGACCTGCGGGGACCGTCCGAGCCCGAGGTTCGCGACGAGACGGACGTCGAGGTGTACATCAAGCACCGCGGCTCCGGACCGGGTGGTCTGTCGGGCACCGTGCACACCGTGCCGCAGCACCCCTTCGACGTCATCGGCTGGGACGGGTGTCTCTACCCGTATGCGTTCAACGTCGCCGACTTCGAGCCCATCACCGGCCGCGTGCACCAGCCGCCGCCGGTGCACCAGGTGTTCGAGGGCAGCAACTTCGTCATCTGCAACTTCGTGCCGCGCAAGGTCGACTACCACCCGCTCGCGATCCCCGTGCCGTACTACCACTCCAACGTCGACTCCGACGAGGTCATGTTCTACGTCGCGGGCGACTACGAGGCCCGCAAGGGGTCCGGCATCGGCAAGGGCTCGGTCAGCCTGCACCCCGGAGGCCACTCCCACGGGCCGCAGCCGTCGGCCATCGAGGCGAGCCTGGGTGCCGAGTCGTTCGACGAGCTGGCCGTCATGGTCGACACCTTCCGCCCGCTCGAGCTCGGCGAGGCCGGCCGGGCCTGCGACGACGGCGTCTACGCCTGGTCGTGGAACCGGTGA
- the hppD gene encoding 4-hydroxyphenylpyruvate dioxygenase, producing MTIDLTNDERLAELDLAQLKQLVGLVEYDATTDPFPVTGWDAVVWAVGNATQSAHFYMSAFGMDLVAYSGPSTGNRDHHAYVLNSGAVRFVLKGGVDPDSPVLDHHRAHGDGITDIALEVPDVDVCIDHARAQGATILEEPHDVTDEHGTVRIAAIAAYGDTRHTLVDRSGYTGPYLPGYVARTSSLVRPADAPKRIFQALDHVVGNVEMGRMDEWVDFYNRIMGFTNMAEFVGDDIATEYSALMSKVVASGNHRVKFPLNEPALGKKKSQIDEYLEFYRGPGAQHLALATNDILDTVDRLRAAGIEFLDTPDSYYTDPALRERIGEVRVPIEQLQQRSILVDRDEDGYLLQIFTKPIGDRPTVFFEIIERHGSLGFGKGNFQALFEAIEREQALRGNF from the coding sequence ATGACGATCGATCTGACCAACGACGAGCGCCTCGCCGAGCTCGACCTCGCCCAGCTGAAGCAGCTGGTCGGGTTGGTCGAGTACGACGCGACGACCGATCCGTTCCCGGTGACGGGGTGGGACGCCGTGGTGTGGGCGGTGGGCAACGCGACGCAGTCGGCGCACTTCTACATGTCGGCGTTCGGGATGGATCTCGTGGCCTACTCGGGTCCGTCGACCGGCAACCGTGACCACCACGCCTACGTGCTGAACAGTGGTGCGGTGCGCTTCGTGCTCAAGGGCGGCGTCGATCCCGACAGCCCCGTGCTCGACCACCACCGCGCCCATGGCGACGGCATCACCGACATCGCCCTGGAGGTGCCCGACGTCGACGTGTGCATCGACCACGCCCGGGCGCAGGGTGCGACGATCCTGGAGGAGCCGCACGACGTCACCGACGAGCACGGCACCGTGCGCATCGCCGCGATCGCGGCCTACGGCGACACCCGCCACACCCTGGTCGACCGCAGCGGCTACACCGGGCCTTACCTGCCGGGGTACGTCGCGCGGACCTCGTCCCTGGTGCGTCCCGCCGATGCCCCGAAGCGCATCTTCCAGGCGCTCGACCACGTCGTCGGCAACGTCGAGATGGGCCGCATGGACGAGTGGGTCGACTTCTACAACCGCATCATGGGCTTCACCAACATGGCCGAGTTCGTCGGCGACGACATCGCGACCGAGTACTCGGCGCTGATGAGCAAGGTCGTGGCCAGCGGCAACCACCGGGTCAAGTTCCCGCTCAACGAGCCCGCGCTGGGCAAGAAGAAGTCGCAGATCGACGAGTACCTCGAGTTCTACCGCGGCCCCGGCGCGCAGCACCTCGCGCTGGCCACCAACGACATCCTCGACACCGTCGACCGGCTCCGTGCGGCCGGCATCGAGTTCCTCGACACCCCCGACTCGTACTACACCGACCCGGCGCTGCGCGAGCGCATCGGCGAGGTGCGGGTGCCGATCGAGCAGCTGCAGCAGCGCAGCATCCTGGTCGACCGCGACGAGGACGGCTACCTGCTGCAGATCTTCACCAAGCCGATCGGTGACCGTCCGACCGTGTTCTTCGAGATCATCGAACGGCACGGCTCCCTGGGCTTCGGCAAGGGCAACTTCCAAGCGCTGTTCGAGGCCATCGAGCGCGAGCAGGCGCTGCGCGGGAACTTCTGA
- a CDS encoding Lrp/AsnC family transcriptional regulator: MDQLDVALIEALHDNPRVGDLELSRITRVARATVQSRLSKLVEAGIITDFGPQIDLAAAGHSVQAFVTLEIAQGSLDAVTDELSAMPNVLEAYVTTGTADVVCKIAATTHEDLQRILLAIHSSRTVARSTSVVVLSDIVKTRSLPMLRAGAVSSAVRAPAYRAHRD; the protein is encoded by the coding sequence GTGGATCAGCTGGACGTGGCTCTGATCGAGGCGCTGCACGACAACCCACGCGTGGGCGATCTCGAGCTGTCGCGCATCACCCGGGTCGCGCGAGCCACGGTCCAGTCGCGACTGTCGAAGCTCGTCGAGGCCGGAATCATCACGGACTTCGGTCCGCAGATCGACCTCGCGGCAGCAGGGCACTCCGTGCAAGCCTTCGTGACCCTCGAGATCGCCCAAGGCTCGCTCGATGCCGTGACGGACGAGCTGAGCGCGATGCCGAACGTCCTGGAGGCCTACGTGACGACCGGAACGGCCGACGTCGTGTGCAAGATCGCCGCCACGACGCACGAGGACCTCCAGAGGATCCTGCTCGCCATCCACAGCTCGAGGACCGTCGCCCGGTCCACCAGCGTCGTCGTGCTGTCGGACATCGTGAAGACCCGTAGCCTCCCGATGCTGAGAGCCGGTGCCGTCTCGTCTGCGGTTCGGGCCCCGGCCTACCGGGCCCACCGCGACTAG
- a CDS encoding alpha/beta hydrolase, with the protein MKTHLTSPPAHAVHEIQASDGSTLTVRDWGEPGQPPVVFHHGLPAGGLKVPGGWAALGELPCRVITFDRPGFSGTPPRPGRSVSSAAAWSEAIADALSLGRFAVMGTSGGGPYAAAAAALLPDRVSRLCISVGVGPPDVEGFDIRDHVMPQTRAEIDLVRRGEPALRRYVDEALAQGAPLEPWLSQIAEPDVEVLSRAEVRFEEQAAGPDWLTQSPEGWIDDDLALVARPWGFDLATIVAPTVLLYGRQDILVPPAHGEAYQQAIPHADLFVLDGAGHWMRDYEPEALRWLIADSLEAPDFVL; encoded by the coding sequence ATGAAGACTCACCTGACGAGCCCTCCTGCTCATGCCGTCCACGAGATTCAGGCATCGGACGGGTCGACGCTGACCGTCCGCGACTGGGGCGAGCCGGGGCAACCGCCGGTCGTCTTCCACCACGGCCTGCCTGCCGGCGGGCTCAAGGTGCCCGGCGGGTGGGCGGCGCTCGGCGAGCTGCCGTGCCGCGTCATCACCTTCGATCGTCCCGGCTTCAGCGGCACTCCCCCGCGTCCGGGGCGATCCGTGTCATCGGCGGCCGCCTGGTCCGAGGCGATCGCCGATGCCCTGTCGCTCGGACGGTTCGCCGTCATGGGCACATCGGGCGGCGGACCGTACGCAGCAGCTGCTGCCGCACTGCTCCCCGACCGCGTGAGTCGTTTGTGCATCTCGGTCGGGGTCGGCCCGCCGGACGTCGAGGGCTTCGACATCCGGGACCACGTCATGCCGCAGACGCGCGCGGAGATCGATCTGGTGCGAAGGGGTGAACCGGCGCTTCGTCGCTATGTCGACGAGGCACTGGCCCAGGGCGCGCCCCTGGAACCGTGGCTGTCTCAGATCGCCGAGCCAGACGTCGAGGTGCTGAGCCGCGCCGAGGTTCGCTTCGAGGAGCAGGCTGCCGGGCCCGACTGGCTGACGCAGAGCCCGGAGGGGTGGATCGACGACGACCTCGCTCTCGTCGCGCGCCCGTGGGGCTTCGACCTCGCGACGATCGTCGCTCCCACCGTGCTGCTGTACGGGCGGCAGGACATCCTCGTCCCGCCCGCGCACGGTGAGGCCTATCAGCAGGCGATACCGCATGCCGACCTCTTCGTTCTCGACGGCGCGGGTCACTGGATGCGCGACTACGAGCCGGAGGCGCTCCGCTGGCTCATCGCCGATTCGCTCGAGGCGCCCGACTTCGTGCTGTGA
- a CDS encoding PDR/VanB family oxidoreductase, which produces MSPASPVAPSSALDVVVERRHEPVADVVELTLRSADGRALPPWQPGAHIDVFAGDDVVRQYSLCGPADAATWTIAVRVLQDGLGGSLRMATLSAGDHVTVSEPRNHFELVEAASYVFVAGGIGITPILPMVRSASQRGAAWSLAYGGRSESLMPYLAELRELPGGTLDVWTDDGRGPIDVRRLLEVPSAGTAIYCCGPEPLLAAMESAVGAWPDGALHVERFTPRPVDTSDVHAFDVELVRSGVTLMVTGERSILDTMSDAGIAVPFSCGEGVCGTCETRVLAGAVDHRDSILTPAEQAANDTMMVCVSRARDGRLTLDC; this is translated from the coding sequence GTGAGCCCCGCGTCGCCGGTCGCGCCGTCGTCGGCGCTCGACGTCGTCGTCGAGCGCCGGCACGAGCCGGTCGCCGACGTCGTCGAGCTCACGCTCCGCAGCGCCGACGGCAGAGCGCTGCCCCCGTGGCAGCCCGGGGCGCACATCGACGTGTTCGCCGGCGACGACGTCGTCCGCCAGTACTCGTTGTGCGGACCGGCCGACGCCGCGACCTGGACCATTGCCGTGCGCGTGCTGCAGGACGGTCTGGGCGGCTCGCTGAGGATGGCCACCCTGTCCGCAGGCGACCACGTGACGGTGTCAGAACCTCGCAACCACTTCGAGCTGGTCGAGGCAGCCAGCTACGTGTTCGTGGCCGGCGGCATCGGCATCACGCCGATCCTGCCCATGGTGCGTTCGGCATCCCAGCGAGGAGCCGCGTGGTCGCTGGCATACGGCGGCCGCTCCGAGTCGCTGATGCCCTACCTGGCCGAGCTGCGCGAGCTGCCCGGAGGGACTCTCGACGTGTGGACCGACGACGGCCGCGGGCCGATCGACGTCCGTCGCCTGCTCGAAGTCCCATCGGCGGGCACCGCCATCTACTGCTGCGGGCCCGAGCCGCTGCTGGCCGCGATGGAGTCGGCCGTGGGCGCTTGGCCCGACGGTGCCCTGCACGTCGAGCGCTTCACCCCCCGCCCCGTCGACACCTCCGACGTCCACGCATTCGACGTCGAGCTGGTCCGCAGCGGGGTGACGTTGATGGTGACAGGCGAGCGTTCGATCCTCGACACGATGTCGGACGCCGGCATCGCCGTGCCCTTCAGCTGCGGCGAGGGCGTGTGTGGCACGTGCGAGACGCGCGTCCTGGCAGGAGCCGTCGATCACCGGGACAGCATCCTCACGCCGGCGGAGCAGGCCGCGAACGACACCATGATGGTGTGCGTGTCACGCGCACGAGACGGCAGACTGACCCTTGACTGCTGA